In Symmachiella dynata, the following are encoded in one genomic region:
- a CDS encoding PQQ-binding-like beta-propeller repeat protein, whose amino-acid sequence MTCSRIIVVLSALAIATTQFTAQLPAGDHSPEWRGNNGQGHSDAVDLPESWNETEHIAWKQKLPGLGWSTPVVENGQVWVTTAIDKLAPPAEAERRRKASTNSQPLRISESVSLRAVGLDLQTGEIIREVEVLSQQDPQMIHIDNTYATPSPIIENGRLYCHYGPCGIACLDVNTGDVLWRNQTLVVKHENGAGSSPILWNDLLIIHCDGIDRQYIVALDKQTGEEVWKTPRTGKLHDNPQLRKSYATSLIVDINGQPQIVSPSADWIYGYDPSTGKELWKLNYGTLGFSNAARPVAGNGMIFTCTGYMKSQILAFKVDEQNKPRLAWRYKDQVPNVSCPLLVGDEIYFASDAGIATCIDSKTGKLHWKERIGKRFWAAPLYADGKIYFFDRNGTTTVIAPGTTFKKLSVNKLEGTLLSTAAAVDGSLILRTDQALHCIR is encoded by the coding sequence ATGACATGTTCGCGGATTATTGTTGTCCTATCGGCACTTGCCATAGCGACAACGCAGTTCACAGCGCAATTGCCAGCCGGTGATCACTCTCCCGAATGGCGGGGGAACAACGGCCAAGGGCATTCCGATGCGGTCGATCTGCCCGAATCGTGGAACGAAACGGAACACATCGCTTGGAAACAGAAGCTCCCCGGCCTGGGTTGGTCAACGCCGGTCGTCGAGAACGGCCAAGTGTGGGTGACGACCGCCATCGATAAACTCGCCCCTCCCGCAGAAGCCGAACGGCGCCGCAAGGCCAGCACCAACTCGCAGCCACTGCGGATTTCAGAATCGGTGAGCCTGCGTGCAGTTGGGTTGGATTTGCAGACGGGAGAAATCATTCGCGAGGTAGAGGTGTTGTCCCAACAGGATCCACAGATGATCCATATCGACAATACCTATGCGACTCCCAGTCCGATCATCGAAAACGGTCGGTTGTATTGTCATTACGGCCCTTGTGGAATCGCCTGCTTGGATGTCAACACGGGTGACGTGTTGTGGCGGAACCAAACGTTGGTCGTCAAGCACGAGAACGGCGCGGGGAGCTCGCCGATTCTGTGGAACGACCTGTTGATCATTCATTGCGACGGCATCGACCGGCAATACATTGTCGCCTTGGACAAACAGACGGGTGAGGAAGTCTGGAAGACGCCACGAACCGGCAAGCTGCACGACAATCCACAGTTGCGCAAATCGTATGCGACATCGCTGATTGTCGACATCAACGGCCAACCACAAATCGTCTCTCCCTCCGCCGATTGGATTTACGGATACGATCCGTCCACCGGCAAAGAGCTGTGGAAGCTGAACTACGGCACGTTGGGATTTTCCAATGCCGCACGGCCGGTAGCCGGCAACGGAATGATCTTCACCTGCACCGGATATATGAAATCGCAAATCCTGGCATTCAAAGTGGATGAGCAGAATAAACCGAGATTGGCCTGGCGCTACAAAGATCAGGTCCCCAACGTCTCCTGCCCGCTGTTGGTCGGCGACGAAATCTACTTCGCCTCCGATGCCGGAATCGCCACCTGCATCGATTCCAAGACCGGGAAACTGCATTGGAAAGAACGGATCGGTAAACGCTTCTGGGCGGCACCGCTGTATGCCGACGGCAAGATTTACTTTTTTGACCGCAACGGCACAACGACGGTCATTGCCCCGGGAACGACATTTAAAAAACTGTCGGTGAACAAACTCGAAGGCACCCTGCTCTCCACCGCCGCCGCGGTCGATGGTTCGCTCATTCTCAGAACCGACCAAGCGCTGCACTGTATTCGTTAG
- a CDS encoding ABC transporter permease subunit, translating to MKAYLAVIKDSFREAFASRVLWILLVLITLLLLLLAPLGVKDEVAATLSRGDISTGSEFSNKLVEQSQSERPLPGKHIWQMLPRDLQEQMTQLQAGENGRSSFRVLKPLIKKLNELLTRTDFYDEAAWSRYPLGEEARPLLERGVSNLSETELKRFNRLALDAAYPADIRPVPEMATRVVYFGYEMGGPLPADREKMRDVVLTVLMQVMTLLVGVLGVFVAILVTASIIPHMFESGAIDLMLSRPLSRSLLFLSKFIGGCTFILLNSAYLITGLWLYVGLRFDIWSNKLLLCIPVFLFLFAIYYSVSAFAGVVWKNAVVSVVITILFWAACFTVGTSKEVVETIFLNPERFAVLVPAGESLLAANKSGQTFQWQPDDHTWQPVFTSGSGDAGLLGLIYPMVGPIYDSQADQLVAIASSRPGVPGFAGSGTIVVGKRSNDWERIPSISTPPGTQTLFIESEGTILIAGAVGIFRLEGESKTEQVAGNDVAPQGKAAKFVEAGPEGTDSWSPPFAADRNPQNGNLAIFSRGTLNLLKPSDDGRFTIDQTTDLETKELALVAYAGKTILVALGSGEIRTFDAETLKPTGSFQPFDRDKPQQVAASPNGRWFTVQFHNNKTWTFDTKTGEPLVTDIAGQGNISAVAYTADNKLLVADRYPRVLEYDLETGNVTRRFEAGSGRLELFYRYVLNPIYTVFPKPGELDSMVLYLLTDEKTPSLDIKKGPENLQDERATLNIWEPVWSNLAFLAVMLGLTCLYIERKDF from the coding sequence ATGAAAGCGTATCTCGCCGTCATCAAAGACTCGTTTCGTGAAGCGTTCGCCTCGCGGGTCCTGTGGATCTTGCTGGTACTGATCACGCTGTTGTTGCTGTTGCTGGCTCCTTTGGGAGTGAAGGACGAAGTGGCGGCGACGCTGAGTCGGGGTGACATCTCAACGGGGAGCGAATTTTCCAACAAGCTCGTCGAACAATCCCAGTCCGAGAGACCGTTGCCGGGGAAACACATTTGGCAGATGCTGCCCCGTGATTTGCAGGAACAGATGACGCAACTGCAAGCCGGGGAAAATGGGCGGAGTTCGTTCCGAGTCCTCAAGCCGCTCATTAAAAAGTTGAATGAATTGCTCACGCGGACTGACTTTTATGACGAGGCAGCTTGGAGCCGATATCCACTGGGCGAGGAAGCACGGCCGTTGCTGGAACGTGGTGTTTCCAACCTTTCGGAAACAGAGCTGAAACGCTTCAATCGATTGGCACTGGACGCGGCGTATCCAGCCGACATTCGGCCCGTCCCAGAAATGGCGACGCGCGTCGTCTATTTCGGTTATGAAATGGGTGGACCACTGCCCGCTGACCGCGAAAAAATGCGTGATGTGGTGCTAACGGTGTTGATGCAGGTCATGACATTGCTGGTGGGTGTGTTGGGTGTTTTTGTGGCGATTCTGGTCACAGCCTCGATCATTCCCCACATGTTTGAATCGGGTGCCATTGATTTGATGTTGAGCAGACCGCTATCGCGCTCGTTGTTGTTTCTGTCGAAATTCATTGGAGGCTGTACGTTCATTCTGTTGAACTCGGCTTATCTGATCACCGGACTGTGGTTGTATGTCGGATTGCGATTCGATATTTGGAGTAACAAGTTGTTGCTCTGCATTCCGGTGTTTTTGTTTTTGTTTGCTATCTACTACTCGGTTTCGGCATTTGCCGGTGTGGTTTGGAAAAATGCCGTCGTGTCGGTGGTAATCACAATTTTGTTTTGGGCCGCCTGTTTTACAGTGGGGACATCGAAAGAGGTCGTGGAAACGATCTTTCTCAATCCAGAGCGATTTGCCGTTTTGGTTCCGGCGGGAGAATCGTTGCTGGCGGCGAATAAATCGGGCCAGACGTTTCAGTGGCAACCCGATGACCATACGTGGCAGCCAGTCTTCACCTCCGGATCAGGCGATGCCGGTCTGTTGGGATTGATCTATCCCATGGTCGGCCCGATCTATGATTCCCAAGCGGATCAATTGGTCGCGATTGCATCGTCGCGACCGGGCGTTCCCGGCTTCGCTGGTTCGGGAACAATCGTTGTTGGCAAGCGCAGCAACGATTGGGAGCGCATTCCCAGCATTTCCACGCCCCCCGGCACGCAAACGTTGTTTATCGAGTCCGAAGGAACAATCCTCATCGCCGGCGCTGTGGGGATCTTTCGACTTGAAGGAGAGAGCAAGACAGAACAGGTCGCGGGGAACGACGTGGCTCCTCAAGGCAAGGCGGCTAAATTTGTCGAAGCTGGACCGGAAGGAACGGATTCTTGGTCGCCCCCCTTCGCTGCTGATCGGAATCCTCAAAATGGCAATCTGGCCATTTTTTCGCGCGGCACATTAAACCTCCTCAAGCCGTCCGATGACGGAAGATTTACGATTGACCAAACAACGGATCTAGAGACCAAGGAACTGGCGCTGGTGGCTTATGCTGGAAAGACCATCCTTGTCGCACTGGGCAGTGGTGAAATCCGCACGTTTGATGCCGAGACGTTGAAGCCAACCGGCAGCTTTCAGCCGTTCGACAGAGACAAACCTCAGCAAGTAGCCGCCTCCCCGAACGGACGTTGGTTTACGGTGCAGTTTCACAACAACAAGACATGGACGTTCGATACAAAAACTGGCGAACCACTTGTTACCGATATTGCCGGTCAAGGAAATATCTCCGCGGTTGCCTACACAGCGGACAACAAACTTCTGGTCGCTGACCGCTATCCGCGCGTGCTCGAATATGACTTAGAAACCGGCAATGTCACACGACGCTTCGAAGCGGGCAGCGGGCGGTTGGAGTTGTTCTATCGCTACGTTCTCAATCCAATCTATACGGTTTTCCCCAAACCGGGCGAACTCGATAGCATGGTGCTGTATCTACTGACCGACGAGAAGACGCCTTCCCTGGACATCAAAAAGGGGCCGGAAAACCTGCAGGATGAGCGGGCGACTTTGAACATTTGGGAGCCGGTCTGGAGCAACTTAGCGTTTTTGGCCGTGATGTTGGGCCTGACTTGTCTATACATCGAGCGCAAGGACTTTTGA